In Planktothrix serta PCC 8927, a single window of DNA contains:
- a CDS encoding inorganic diphosphatase, with translation MDLSKIPPQPKPGLINVLIEIPAGSKNKYEYDKELQAFALDRVLFASVQYPFDYGFIPNTLADDGDPLDGLVIMDQPTFPGCVIAARPIGMLEMIDGGDRDEKILCVPAADPRYAEVKSLKDIPHHRLEEIAEFFRTYKNLERKVTEILGWQDVDQVAPIVEKCIQAGNSKQ, from the coding sequence GTGGATTTATCGAAGATTCCGCCCCAACCTAAACCGGGCTTAATTAACGTTTTGATTGAGATCCCGGCCGGAAGCAAAAACAAATACGAATACGATAAAGAGCTACAAGCCTTTGCTCTGGATCGGGTGTTGTTTGCCTCTGTCCAGTATCCCTTTGATTATGGCTTTATTCCCAATACCTTAGCCGATGATGGAGATCCCCTAGACGGGTTGGTGATCATGGATCAACCTACATTCCCAGGATGTGTGATCGCCGCGCGACCTATTGGTATGTTAGAAATGATAGATGGTGGCGATCGGGATGAAAAAATTCTCTGTGTTCCCGCCGCCGACCCCCGCTATGCAGAAGTGAAATCTCTTAAAGATATTCCCCATCATCGCCTAGAAGAAATTGCTGAATTTTTCAGAACCTACAAAAACCTAGAACGCAAAGTTACTGAAATTCTGGGTTGGCAGGATGTGGATCAAGTTGCTCCGATTGTGGAAAAGTGTATTCAAGCTGGAAACAGTAAACAGTAA
- the panD gene encoding aspartate 1-decarboxylase — protein MYRTLLYAKIHNCTLTAANVNYVGSITIDQSLLDAAGIFVHEQVQVVNVANGERFITYIIPGEANSGAIELNGAAARLGVVGDRLIVMSYAQFTLEETTTHQPRVVLVDENNRIVEIRG, from the coding sequence ATGTACCGAACACTACTATACGCTAAGATTCATAACTGTACTCTCACCGCAGCCAATGTTAACTATGTGGGGAGTATCACGATTGATCAATCTCTACTGGATGCTGCGGGCATTTTTGTTCATGAACAAGTACAAGTGGTGAATGTTGCCAATGGGGAACGATTTATCACCTATATCATCCCAGGTGAGGCTAACTCCGGGGCGATCGAATTGAATGGGGCGGCGGCTCGTTTGGGCGTTGTTGGCGATCGCTTAATTGTGATGTCTTATGCACAATTCACCCTCGAAGAAACAACAACGCATCAACCTAGAGTCGTGTTAGTCGATGAGAATAATCGAATTGTGGAAATTCGAGGCTAA